In the Haloferula helveola genome, one interval contains:
- a CDS encoding DUF393 domain-containing protein: MNEEPIDCLTVFYDPNCGLCRTFRSWLEEQPLWVAVRFVGYDSPEALRLMPEIGSLGADKECVVLAGDGHWWQGPDAWLVCLWATKAHRLRAHDLASPRFRPFLRRIVHGISQHRLSLSKLLGLRSERQIEAEVAEFNCPEGSCRLPTLRTAKEGVGA, encoded by the coding sequence ATGAACGAAGAGCCGATCGATTGCCTGACGGTCTTCTACGACCCCAATTGTGGCCTTTGCCGGACGTTCCGCTCCTGGCTGGAAGAACAGCCGCTGTGGGTGGCCGTGCGTTTCGTCGGATACGACTCACCGGAAGCCCTGCGGTTAATGCCGGAGATCGGGTCACTTGGAGCCGATAAGGAATGCGTCGTGCTCGCCGGCGACGGGCATTGGTGGCAGGGGCCGGATGCCTGGCTGGTGTGTCTTTGGGCGACCAAAGCGCATCGGTTGCGGGCACACGATCTTGCATCGCCCCGGTTCCGGCCATTCCTCAGGCGCATCGTTCACGGGATATCGCAGCACCGCTTGAGTCTGTCCAAGCTGCTCGGACTGCGCTCCGAACGGCAGATCGAGGCGGAGGTGGCTGAATTCAATTGTCCGGAAGGGTCCTGTCGATTGCCAACCTTGCGGACTGCCAAGGAGGGGGTGGGGGCATGA
- a CDS encoding transcriptional regulator has protein sequence MSREHEQLNQAREQFVGQWGALGTQWGIPRTMAQIHALLMSTPGSMSTDDVMEALEISRGNAHTNLKELVAWGLIKSVVKKGERREYFEAEKDVWQIFTTVARERKRREIEPALGVLHQCAEDSREMTSPEGKQFHEQMRQLEEFVGFASKVADKVAGMKHGFAVQLAAKLLG, from the coding sequence ATGAGCAGGGAGCACGAGCAACTCAATCAGGCCCGGGAGCAGTTCGTGGGCCAGTGGGGCGCCTTGGGCACCCAATGGGGGATTCCACGTACGATGGCCCAGATTCATGCGCTGCTGATGTCGACGCCCGGCTCGATGAGCACCGACGATGTGATGGAGGCGCTCGAGATCAGCCGGGGGAATGCGCATACCAACCTCAAGGAGTTGGTGGCATGGGGGCTCATCAAGAGCGTCGTGAAGAAGGGCGAGCGCCGGGAATACTTCGAAGCGGAGAAGGATGTGTGGCAGATTTTCACGACCGTGGCTCGGGAACGGAAGCGCAGGGAGATCGAACCGGCGCTCGGAGTGCTTCACCAATGCGCCGAAGACAGCCGGGAGATGACCTCGCCGGAAGGGAAGCAGTTCCACGAGCAGATGCGCCAGCTTGAGGAGTTTGTCGGCTTCGCCTCGAAGGTGGCGGACAAGGTCGCCGGGATGAAGCACGGCTTCGCGGTCCAGCTTGCGGCCAAACTCCTCGGCTAA